From Actinomycetota bacterium, the proteins below share one genomic window:
- a CDS encoding matrixin family metalloprotease, with protein MDPHPPGDDYFVGVPSMRPSQAVVGPRGPAQLRRHGRQALAVALLAALAIAALALAWSQASLAGSSPPVPGLASDVAGQGTYRFEYVHSDGAPLRWDSCTPIRYVTNLGRAPYPTALADVQMALSRITEVTGLTFTFAGETDEPPREERDPVQPERYGNAGWAPVLIAWTDPAQVPSLHGPVVGVAQIVPAGAHPVLVSGAIYLDATDKLRPGFGTGRSWGTVLLHEVGHLVGLGHVDDEREIMHPGGERGRTAATVRWGVGDSTGLRQLGLESGCQRSAQPPPVARLRA; from the coding sequence GTGGATCCGCACCCGCCAGGAGACGACTACTTCGTCGGCGTCCCATCGATGCGACCCAGCCAGGCGGTCGTCGGCCCACGCGGGCCGGCGCAGCTGAGGCGACACGGACGACAAGCGCTGGCCGTCGCCCTCCTGGCCGCGTTGGCGATCGCGGCGCTGGCGCTGGCCTGGAGCCAGGCTTCGCTCGCTGGGTCCTCCCCACCGGTCCCCGGGCTCGCCTCGGACGTCGCCGGCCAGGGCACCTACCGCTTCGAGTACGTCCACTCCGACGGCGCACCGCTGCGGTGGGATTCGTGCACCCCGATCCGCTACGTGACCAACCTCGGCCGCGCCCCGTACCCGACGGCGCTCGCTGACGTCCAGATGGCCCTGTCACGGATCACCGAGGTGACCGGCCTGACGTTCACGTTCGCCGGTGAGACCGACGAGCCGCCGCGCGAGGAACGAGACCCCGTGCAGCCGGAGCGGTACGGGAACGCCGGTTGGGCGCCGGTCCTGATCGCCTGGACGGACCCCGCACAGGTCCCGTCGTTGCACGGACCGGTGGTCGGTGTCGCCCAGATCGTTCCGGCCGGCGCTCACCCGGTGCTCGTCTCGGGCGCGATCTACCTCGATGCCACCGACAAGCTGCGTCCAGGTTTCGGGACCGGGCGGTCGTGGGGGACCGTGCTGCTGCACGAGGTCGGGCACCTGGTCGGTCTGGGGCACGTGGACGACGAGCGCGAGATCATGCACCCCGGAGGTGAGCGTGGCCGGACGGCCGCCACCGTCCGGTGGGGCGTGGGTGACAGCACCGGCCTCCGCCAGCTTGGCCTGGAGTCGGGCTGCCAGCGGTCGGCGCAGCCCCCACCCGTCGCGCGCTTGCGTGCGTGA
- the secA gene encoding preprotein translocase subunit SecA: protein MVLNKLLRLGEGRTARQLQRIADAVLAAEDDVVELSDAELRAKTDEFKRRLADGETLADIEVEAFAVVREAAWRVLAQKPFPVQVFGACALHDGNIAEMKTGEGKTLTSTMPVYLNALEGKGVHIVTVNDYLAKRDSEWMGAVHRFLGLTVGLVHAQQSREDKVTAYSADITYGTNNEFGFDYLRDNMAWDVRMQVQRGHNFALIDEVDSILVDEARTPLIISGPAEQSAQWYQIFARRVVPNLSRGEEDPRTHETTGDYVVDEAKRTVAITEDGVAKVEKILGVDNLYESVHTSLVHHLLNALKAKELFKRDVEYLVRDGEVKIVDEHTGRVLEGRRYSEGLHQAIEAKEGVRIKEENQTLATITLQNYYRMYDKLAGMTGTAKTEELEFKEIYDLGVVVVPTNKPIIRADKADLIYKTERAKFEAVVEDIAARYEQGQPVLVGTVSIEKSERLSEMLRRRAVSYQVLNAKHHEKEAHVIAQAGRKGAVTVATNMAGRGVDIILGGNPEEMAKDEVAKLGPEASDDEREHVFHDAFDRFKAKCADERQEVLDVGGLYVLGTERHESRRIDNQLRGRSGRQGDPGESRFYLSLEDDLMRLFNAEAVDRIMTRLNVPETVPIEHKLVTRAVGNAQRQVESRNFDIRKNVLKYDDVMNKQREVVYTQRQKLLEGDPEAVEEIAATFIEDAVRNAVDLYAPPGVFPEEWDLEMLRRELEQIFPLSYDLDGLDLETADRDQLTEEIIDDAFRAYEAREQEVGAEIMREVERRIILTIVDRKWREHLYEMDALRDGIGLRAVGQRDPLTEYQREAYEGFVAMMYGVRHEAATYFFHVPIERDETPASAQAPTDGAAGRATQLAREAVMREPVPTGDGQGDADAAADAAATEAAAEAAGVKLPELPKQDRGKQLTYVSSASSSPRSMTPAGGAQPTATQGSVERTEEGRTVRQLQVGGQRTVQDKVGRNDPCPCGSGQKYKRCHGA, encoded by the coding sequence ATGGTCTTGAACAAGCTCCTCCGCCTCGGCGAGGGTCGCACGGCCAGGCAGCTGCAGCGCATCGCCGATGCGGTCCTCGCGGCTGAGGACGACGTCGTCGAGCTGTCCGACGCGGAGCTGAGGGCCAAGACCGACGAGTTCAAGCGGCGGCTGGCCGACGGTGAGACCCTCGCCGACATCGAGGTCGAGGCCTTCGCGGTCGTCCGCGAGGCAGCCTGGCGCGTCCTGGCTCAGAAGCCGTTCCCCGTGCAGGTGTTCGGCGCGTGCGCCCTGCACGACGGCAACATCGCCGAGATGAAGACCGGTGAGGGCAAGACCCTCACCTCGACCATGCCGGTGTACCTCAACGCCCTGGAAGGCAAGGGCGTCCACATCGTCACCGTCAACGACTACCTCGCCAAGCGCGACTCCGAGTGGATGGGTGCGGTGCACCGCTTCCTGGGGCTGACCGTCGGCCTGGTCCACGCCCAGCAGTCACGCGAAGACAAGGTCACGGCTTACTCCGCCGACATCACCTACGGGACAAACAACGAGTTCGGCTTCGATTACCTGCGCGACAACATGGCGTGGGACGTGCGGATGCAGGTCCAGCGCGGCCACAACTTCGCGTTGATCGACGAGGTCGATTCGATTCTGGTCGACGAGGCCCGCACGCCGTTGATCATCTCCGGCCCGGCGGAGCAGTCCGCCCAGTGGTACCAGATCTTCGCCCGGCGGGTGGTTCCCAACCTCAGCCGCGGCGAGGAGGACCCGCGAACCCACGAGACGACCGGCGACTACGTCGTCGACGAGGCCAAACGCACCGTGGCGATCACCGAGGACGGTGTCGCCAAGGTCGAGAAGATCCTGGGCGTGGACAACCTCTACGAGTCGGTGCACACCTCGCTCGTGCACCACCTGCTCAACGCGCTGAAGGCCAAGGAGCTGTTCAAGCGCGACGTCGAGTACCTGGTCCGCGACGGCGAGGTCAAGATCGTCGACGAGCACACCGGTCGGGTGCTCGAGGGCCGGCGCTACTCCGAAGGTCTGCACCAGGCCATCGAGGCCAAGGAGGGTGTGCGGATCAAGGAGGAGAACCAGACGCTCGCCACGATCACCCTCCAGAACTACTACCGGATGTACGACAAGCTCGCGGGCATGACCGGGACCGCCAAGACCGAGGAGCTGGAGTTCAAGGAGATCTACGACCTGGGCGTGGTCGTGGTTCCCACCAACAAGCCGATCATCCGGGCTGACAAGGCCGATCTGATCTACAAGACCGAGCGGGCCAAGTTCGAGGCGGTCGTCGAGGACATCGCCGCCCGCTACGAGCAGGGCCAGCCCGTCCTGGTCGGGACCGTCTCCATCGAGAAATCCGAGCGGTTGAGCGAGATGCTCCGCCGCCGCGCCGTCTCCTACCAGGTCCTCAACGCCAAGCACCACGAGAAGGAAGCCCACGTCATCGCCCAGGCCGGCCGCAAGGGCGCGGTCACCGTCGCGACCAACATGGCGGGGCGGGGGGTGGACATCATCCTGGGAGGCAACCCCGAGGAGATGGCCAAGGACGAGGTCGCCAAGCTCGGCCCCGAGGCCTCCGACGACGAGCGCGAGCATGTCTTCCACGACGCCTTCGACCGCTTCAAGGCCAAGTGCGCCGATGAGCGCCAGGAGGTCCTCGACGTCGGCGGTCTGTACGTGCTGGGCACCGAACGGCACGAGTCGAGGCGGATCGACAACCAGCTGCGGGGCCGGTCGGGACGGCAGGGAGACCCCGGCGAGTCGCGGTTCTACCTGTCGCTCGAAGACGATCTCATGCGGCTGTTCAACGCCGAGGCGGTCGATCGGATCATGACCCGGTTGAACGTGCCCGAGACGGTGCCGATCGAGCACAAGCTGGTCACGCGGGCGGTCGGCAACGCTCAGCGGCAGGTCGAGTCCCGCAACTTCGACATCCGTAAGAACGTCCTGAAGTACGACGACGTGATGAACAAGCAGCGCGAGGTCGTCTACACCCAGCGCCAGAAGCTGCTGGAGGGCGATCCGGAGGCGGTCGAGGAGATCGCCGCCACGTTCATCGAGGACGCCGTCCGCAACGCCGTGGACCTGTACGCCCCGCCCGGGGTGTTCCCCGAGGAGTGGGACCTCGAGATGCTGCGCCGCGAGCTGGAGCAGATCTTCCCGCTCAGCTACGACCTCGACGGACTTGACCTCGAGACCGCCGACCGCGACCAGTTGACCGAGGAGATCATCGACGACGCCTTCCGCGCGTACGAGGCGCGCGAGCAGGAGGTCGGCGCCGAGATCATGCGGGAGGTCGAGCGCCGCATCATCCTCACGATCGTCGACCGCAAGTGGCGTGAGCACCTGTACGAGATGGACGCGCTCCGCGACGGGATCGGTCTGCGTGCGGTGGGTCAGCGCGACCCGCTCACCGAGTACCAGCGGGAGGCATACGAGGGTTTCGTCGCGATGATGTACGGGGTGCGGCACGAGGCGGCGACGTACTTCTTCCACGTCCCGATCGAGCGTGACGAGACCCCCGCATCGGCGCAGGCGCCGACAGACGGCGCCGCTGGGCGAGCCACGCAGCTGGCGCGCGAGGCGGTGATGCGAGAACCCGTCCCGACCGGTGACGGCCAGGGCGACGCGGACGCCGCGGCCGACGCCGCGGCCACGGAAGCGGCCGCGGAGGCAGCCGGAGTGAAGCTGCCCGAGCTGCCCAAACAGGATCGTGGGAAGCAGCTGACGTACGTGTCGTCGGCGTCGTCGTCGCCCCGCTCGATGACGCCTGCTGGCGGGGCGCAGCCGACGGCGACGCAGGGCTCGGTGGAGCGCACCGAGGAGGGGCGCACCGTCCGCCAGCTACAGGTCGGGGGGCAGCGCACGGTCCAGGACAAGGTCGGCCGCAACGACCCCTGCCCGTGCGGATCGGGTCAGAAGTACAAGAGGTGCCACGGGGCCTGA